In Salvelinus alpinus chromosome 22, SLU_Salpinus.1, whole genome shotgun sequence, one genomic interval encodes:
- the LOC139549294 gene encoding galactosylgalactosylxylosylprotein 3-beta-glucuronosyltransferase 1, whose amino-acid sequence MPKRRDILAIVLIVLPWTLLITVWHQSAIAPLLAIRKDDGADGGRREAGQASDSKEYCSSDKDIVEVVRTEYVYTRPPPWSDVLPTIHIITPTYSRPVQKAELTRLANTFLHVANLHWILVEDSQRRTPLVTRMLRETGLNYTHLNVETPRNYKLRGDTRDPRIPRGTMQRNLALRWLRETFNSNSSQAGIVYFADDDNTYSLELFEEMRSTRKVSVWPVAFVGGLRYESPKVNAAGKVYGWKTVFDPHRPFAIDMAGFAINLRLILFKPQAYFKLRGVKGGYQESSLLRELVTLNDLEPKAANCTKILVWHTRTEKPVLVNEGKKGFTDPNVEI is encoded by the exons ATGCCGAAGAGAAGAGACATTCTTGCCATCGTGTTGATAGTGTTACCGTGGACTCTGCTCATCACCGTTTGGCACCAAAGTGCAATCGCTCCGCTGCTCGCCATCCGCAAGG ATGACGGAGCCGACGGAGGGCGGAGGGAGGCGGGCCAGGCCAGCGACTCTAAGGAGTACTGCTCCTCTGATAAGGAcatagtggaggtggtgaggacGGAGTACGTGTACACACGGCCGCCACCATGGTCCGACGTGCTGCCCACCATCCACATCATCACCCCAACCTACAGCCGCCCGGTCCAGAAGGCAGAGCTGACGCGGCTGGCCAACACCTTCCTCCATGTGGCCAACCTGCACTGGATCCTGGTGGAGGACTCTCAGAGAAGGACCCCGCTGGTCACACGCATGCTCAGGGAAACGGGCCTCAACTACACCCACCTGAACGTGGAGACTCCCAGGAACTATAAGCTGCGTGGGGACACACGGGACCCCAGGATACCCCGGGGCACCATGCAGAGGAACCTGGCGTTGCGCTGGCTCAGAGAGACCTTCAACTCCAACAGCAGCCAGGCGGGCATTGTCTACTTCGCTGATGACGACAACACCTATAGCCTGGAGCTGTTTGAGGAG ATGAGGTCAACAAGGAAGGTATCTGTATGGCCCGTGGCCTTCGTTGGTGGTCTGCGCTACGAGTCGCCCAAGGTCAACGCAGCAGGCAAGGTGTACGGCTGGAAGACTGTATTCGACCCTCACCGGCCCTTTGCCATCGACATGGCAGGCTTCGCCATCAACCTGCGGCTCATCCTCTTCAAGCCCCAGGCCTACTTCAAGCTGCGGGGAGTGAAGGGAGGCTACCAGGAGAGCAGCCTGCTCCGAGAGCTGGTCACACTCAATGACCTGGAGCCCAAAGCTGCTAATTGCACTAAG ATTCTCGTTTGGCACACTAGGACGGAAAAACCTGTCCTTgtaaatgaggggaaaaaaggaTTTACAGACCCCAACGTGGAGATTTGA